The following are from one region of the Melaminivora suipulveris genome:
- a CDS encoding 3-oxoacid CoA-transferase subunit A gives MVNKIADSIAEALAGVRDGATVLIGGFGNAGSPRELIDGLIEHGARDLTVVNNNAGNGDEGLAALLKTGRVRKIICSFPRQADSWVFDELYRAGRIELELVPQGNLAERMRAAGAGIGAFFCPTGYGTDLAAGKETREINGRHYVLEYPIHGDVALIRAERGDRWGNLTYRKAARNFGPVMATAARFTVATVHEIAELGALDPEAVVTPGIHVSKVVRIPRTATGAGGLKKSA, from the coding sequence ATGGTCAACAAGATTGCAGATTCGATCGCCGAGGCGCTGGCCGGCGTGCGCGATGGCGCCACGGTGCTGATCGGCGGCTTCGGCAACGCGGGCAGCCCGCGCGAACTCATCGACGGGCTGATCGAGCACGGCGCGCGTGATCTGACGGTGGTCAACAACAACGCCGGCAACGGCGACGAGGGCCTGGCCGCGCTGCTCAAAACGGGGCGCGTGCGCAAGATCATCTGCAGCTTTCCGCGCCAGGCCGACAGCTGGGTCTTCGACGAGCTGTACCGCGCCGGCCGGATCGAACTGGAGCTGGTGCCCCAGGGCAACCTGGCCGAGCGCATGCGCGCCGCCGGCGCCGGCATCGGTGCCTTCTTCTGCCCCACGGGTTACGGCACCGACCTGGCCGCGGGCAAGGAAACGCGCGAGATCAATGGCCGCCACTACGTGCTGGAGTACCCCATCCACGGCGACGTGGCGCTCATCCGCGCCGAGCGCGGCGACCGCTGGGGCAACCTGACCTACCGCAAGGCGGCGCGCAACTTCGGCCCGGTCATGGCCACGGCCGCCCGCTTTACCGTAGCCACGGTGCACGAGATCGCCGAACTGGGCGCGCTCGACCCCGAGGCCGTCGTCACACCCGGCATCCACGTGAGCAAAGTGGTGCGCATCCCGCGCACGGCGACCGGCGCCGGTGGCCTGAAAAAATCAGCCTGA
- a CDS encoding 3-oxoacid CoA-transferase subunit B: MSSYQKRSKTELAQRVAQDIFDGAYVNLGIGMPTQVANHIPPGREVLLQSENGILGMGPAPAEGEEDWDLINAGKQPVTLLPGGCFFHHADSFAMMRGGHLDVCVLGAFQVSATGDLANWSTGEAGAIPAVGGAMDLAVGARQTWVMMDLLTKAGEPKVVRQCSYPLTGLACVKRIYTDLGTLACTPQGLQLIDTVPGLSLQQLQELIGLPIQPAA, encoded by the coding sequence GTGAGTAGCTATCAAAAAAGAAGCAAAACGGAACTCGCCCAGCGCGTCGCGCAGGACATCTTCGACGGCGCCTACGTCAACTTAGGGATAGGCATGCCGACGCAGGTGGCCAACCACATCCCCCCAGGGCGCGAGGTGCTGCTGCAGTCGGAGAACGGCATCCTCGGCATGGGCCCGGCGCCGGCCGAGGGCGAAGAGGACTGGGACCTGATCAACGCCGGCAAGCAGCCGGTCACGCTGCTGCCGGGCGGGTGCTTTTTCCACCACGCCGACAGCTTCGCCATGATGCGCGGCGGGCATCTGGACGTCTGCGTGCTCGGCGCCTTCCAGGTCTCCGCCACAGGCGATCTGGCCAACTGGAGCACGGGCGAGGCCGGCGCCATCCCCGCCGTGGGCGGCGCCATGGACCTGGCCGTGGGCGCGCGCCAGACCTGGGTCATGATGGATTTGCTGACCAAGGCCGGCGAGCCCAAAGTGGTGCGCCAGTGCAGCTATCCGCTGACCGGCCTGGCCTGCGTCAAGCGCATCTACACCGACCTGGGCACGCTGGCCTGCACGCCGCAGGGCCTGCAGTTGATCGACACCGTGCCGGGGCTGTCTCTGCAGCAGTTGCAAGAGTTGATTGGCCTGCCGATCCAGCCGGCTGCATGA
- the kefC gene encoding glutathione-regulated potassium-efflux system protein KefC produces MAQAPAWLTYGFTYLAAAVIAVPIARALGLGAIIGYLAAGIAIGPWGLALVSNVQDILHFAEFGVVLMLFLVGLELQPQRLWSLRRPILGLGSAQMAGCALLLWAAAWALGLPWRMALVGALGLALSSTAIALQVLAERNLMRTDSGQKAFSILLFQDVAAIPILALLPLLGAVASAQPHSGEELAGEALRIAAAVGAIVLGGRWLLRPVLRWIARSKQPEIFTAASLFLVVGIAMLMLSIGLSMALGAFLAGVLLADSEYRRELETDIEPFKGLLLGLFFIAVGMSIDFGVLARAPGTMLALLLGFLAIKALVIWLLARATAMPYQERPVFTLLLAQGGEFAFVVFQTGASFGAIRSEAASLLIGAVALSMLLSPLLLVLLDRWLLPRHARLAPQPAMPDERTLREPQGAPVIIAGFGRYGQIVARMVLAQGLPATVLDHSVEMLEVAHTFGYRVFYGDATRVPLLRLAGAESARVLVVAVDAPEQSLKIVQAARKHFPHLQIVARARDVTHWHALRELGVQHAEREVFRASVASARTVLELMGQSAAEAQAFAERFTAHNMALSERMYAHHHDREAMIAVARQGRQQLVEQLAKERQERMAHGQVHSDAPPPDLEQKDR; encoded by the coding sequence ATGGCCCAAGCCCCCGCCTGGCTCACCTACGGCTTCACCTATCTGGCAGCCGCGGTGATCGCAGTGCCCATCGCCCGCGCGCTGGGCCTGGGCGCCATCATCGGCTACCTGGCGGCGGGCATCGCCATCGGGCCCTGGGGCCTGGCCCTGGTGAGCAACGTGCAGGACATCCTGCACTTCGCCGAGTTCGGCGTGGTGCTGATGCTGTTCCTGGTCGGCCTGGAGCTGCAGCCGCAGCGCCTGTGGAGCCTGCGCCGCCCCATCCTGGGCCTGGGAAGCGCGCAGATGGCCGGTTGCGCCTTGCTGCTGTGGGCGGCGGCCTGGGCGCTGGGCCTGCCCTGGCGCATGGCGCTGGTGGGCGCTTTAGGCCTGGCGCTGTCGTCCACGGCGATCGCCCTGCAGGTGCTGGCCGAGCGCAACCTGATGCGCACCGACAGCGGGCAAAAGGCCTTTTCCATCCTGCTGTTCCAGGACGTGGCCGCCATCCCCATCCTCGCGCTGCTGCCCCTGCTGGGCGCGGTGGCGTCGGCGCAGCCGCACAGCGGCGAGGAGCTGGCCGGCGAGGCGCTGCGCATTGCCGCCGCGGTCGGCGCCATCGTGCTGGGCGGGCGCTGGCTGCTGCGTCCGGTGCTGCGCTGGATCGCGCGCAGCAAGCAGCCGGAGATCTTCACCGCCGCGTCGCTGTTCCTGGTGGTGGGCATCGCCATGCTGATGCTGTCCATCGGCCTGTCGATGGCGCTGGGGGCGTTTTTGGCCGGCGTGCTGCTGGCCGACAGCGAGTACCGGCGCGAGCTGGAGACCGACATCGAGCCCTTCAAAGGGCTGCTGCTGGGCCTGTTCTTCATCGCCGTGGGCATGAGCATCGACTTCGGCGTGCTGGCGCGCGCGCCGGGGACCATGCTGGCGCTGCTGCTGGGCTTTCTGGCCATCAAGGCGCTGGTCATCTGGCTGCTGGCGCGCGCCACCGCCATGCCTTACCAGGAGCGGCCGGTGTTCACGCTGCTGCTGGCGCAGGGCGGCGAATTCGCCTTCGTGGTCTTCCAGACCGGTGCCAGCTTCGGCGCCATCCGCAGCGAGGCGGCGTCGCTCCTGATCGGCGCGGTGGCGCTGTCCATGCTGCTGTCGCCGCTTTTGCTGGTGCTGCTGGATCGCTGGTTGCTGCCGCGCCATGCGCGCCTGGCGCCGCAGCCCGCGATGCCCGACGAGCGCACGCTGCGCGAGCCGCAGGGCGCGCCGGTCATCATCGCCGGCTTTGGCCGCTACGGGCAGATCGTCGCGCGCATGGTGCTGGCGCAGGGCCTGCCGGCCACGGTGCTGGACCACAGCGTGGAGATGCTGGAGGTGGCGCACACCTTCGGCTACCGCGTGTTCTACGGCGACGCCACGCGCGTGCCGCTGCTGCGCCTGGCGGGCGCCGAGAGCGCGCGCGTGCTGGTGGTGGCGGTGGATGCGCCCGAGCAGTCGCTCAAGATCGTGCAGGCCGCGCGCAAGCATTTTCCGCACCTACAGATCGTCGCCCGCGCGCGCGACGTGACGCACTGGCACGCGCTGCGCGAGCTGGGCGTGCAGCACGCCGAGCGCGAGGTGTTCCGCGCCAGCGTGGCCAGCGCGCGCACGGTGCTGGAGCTGATGGGTCAGAGCGCCGCCGAGGCCCAGGCCTTTGCCGAGCGCTTCACCGCCCACAACATGGCGCTGTCCGAGCGCATGTATGCGCACCACCACGACCGCGAGGCCATGATCGCCGTTGCGCGCCAGGGGCGCCAGCAACTGGTCGAGCAACTGGCCAAGGAGCGTCAGGAGCGGATGGCGCACGGCCAGGTGCACAGCGACGCGCCACCGCCGGATTTGGAACAAAAAGACCGCTAG
- a CDS encoding LysE family transporter encodes MDWHTWLAFFAASWVIAISPGSGAVLSMSHGLSYGVRGAGVTILGLELGLLFILLVAGAGVGSLLIASELAFSVVKVLGACYLIWIGWNQWRAGSAGTLGGDLAAAPMSRRRRVLTGALTNATNPKGILFMVAVLPQFMSGARPLWQQLLVMAVTLVAVDLIVMNGYAAGASALRRLMQSASAMRAQNRVFGSLLMAVGAGLFFVKRGGQGA; translated from the coding sequence ATGGACTGGCATACCTGGCTGGCATTCTTCGCGGCATCGTGGGTCATCGCCATCTCGCCGGGCTCGGGCGCGGTGCTGTCCATGAGCCACGGTCTGTCCTACGGCGTGCGCGGCGCGGGCGTGACCATCCTGGGGCTGGAGCTGGGCCTGCTGTTCATCCTGCTCGTGGCCGGTGCGGGCGTGGGTTCGCTGCTGATCGCTTCCGAGCTGGCCTTCAGCGTGGTCAAGGTGCTGGGCGCGTGCTATCTGATCTGGATCGGCTGGAACCAGTGGCGCGCGGGCTCGGCCGGCACGCTGGGGGGCGATCTCGCCGCCGCGCCCATGAGCCGGCGCCGGCGCGTGCTGACCGGCGCGCTGACCAACGCCACCAATCCCAAGGGCATCCTGTTCATGGTGGCGGTGCTGCCGCAGTTCATGAGCGGCGCGCGCCCGCTGTGGCAGCAGCTCCTGGTCATGGCGGTGACGCTGGTGGCCGTGGACCTGATCGTCATGAACGGCTACGCCGCCGGCGCCAGCGCGCTGCGCCGCCTGATGCAAAGCGCCAGCGCCATGCGCGCGCAAAACCGCGTCTTCGGCTCGCTGCTGATGGCCGTTGGCGCGGGGCTGTTCTTCGTCAAGCGCGGCGGGCAGGGCGCCTGA
- a CDS encoding MaoC family dehydratase, with protein MKKTFRNYSEVSASIGQEVAVTDWVEITQERIDLFARATGDHQWIHVDPERAAQGPFGTTIAHGFLTLSLLAQFMGEAFEVEGSKMGVNYGLNKVRFPAPVPVGSRLRARLKLLGSDPVAPDGVQMTWEVTLEREGGEKPACVAESLVRVYGAAP; from the coding sequence ATGAAAAAGACCTTCCGCAATTACTCCGAAGTCTCCGCCAGCATCGGCCAGGAAGTCGCCGTGACCGACTGGGTGGAGATCACCCAGGAGCGCATCGACCTGTTCGCGCGCGCCACGGGCGACCACCAGTGGATCCACGTCGACCCCGAGCGCGCCGCGCAGGGGCCGTTTGGCACCACCATCGCCCACGGCTTTCTGACGCTATCGCTGCTGGCGCAGTTCATGGGCGAGGCCTTCGAGGTCGAGGGCAGCAAGATGGGCGTGAACTACGGGCTGAACAAGGTGCGCTTTCCTGCGCCGGTGCCGGTGGGCAGCCGGTTGCGCGCGCGCCTGAAGCTGCTGGGCAGCGACCCTGTCGCGCCCGACGGCGTGCAGATGACCTGGGAAGTGACGCTGGAGCGCGAGGGCGGCGAAAAGCCCGCCTGCGTGGCCGAGTCGCTGGTGCGCGTCTACGGCGCCGCGCCCTGA
- a CDS encoding tRNA (cytidine(34)-2'-O)-methyltransferase, with the protein MFHIVLVEPEIPPNTGNVIRLAANTGCTLHLVEPLGFSMDDALLRRAGLDYHEWADVRRHPGWTALLRAEEPDPTRMFALTTHGERSVYDTGFLPGDWLVFGAESRGLPPVLRETFPPAQRLRLPMQPAQRSLNLSNAVAVTVYEAWRQNSFLLEAPQRAPKLQGAAP; encoded by the coding sequence ATGTTCCACATCGTCCTTGTCGAGCCGGAGATCCCGCCCAACACCGGCAACGTGATTCGGCTGGCGGCCAATACCGGCTGCACGCTGCACCTGGTCGAACCGCTGGGCTTTTCCATGGACGACGCGCTCCTGCGCCGCGCCGGGCTGGACTACCACGAGTGGGCCGACGTGCGCCGCCATCCCGGCTGGACGGCGCTGCTGCGCGCCGAGGAGCCCGACCCGACGCGCATGTTCGCCCTCACCACGCACGGCGAGCGCTCGGTCTACGACACGGGCTTTCTGCCCGGCGACTGGCTGGTCTTCGGCGCCGAGTCGCGCGGCCTGCCGCCGGTGCTGCGCGAGACCTTCCCGCCGGCGCAGCGCCTGCGCCTGCCGATGCAGCCGGCGCAGCGCAGCCTGAACCTGTCCAACGCCGTCGCCGTCACGGTGTACGAGGCCTGGCGGCAAAACAGCTTTTTGCTGGAGGCGCCGCAGCGCGCCCCAAAGCTTCAGGGCGCGGCGCCGTAG
- a CDS encoding ComF family protein: protein MPDAWLRTALWRRLARRFAAAVPGQCALCHAWPAQPLCQACCARFAAERPRCRTCACALPQGVAQCGACLRQPPPLDACIAAVDYGYPWAEIALRLKFRGQPGWAAPLARLMQAAPGAAALLGQADVLLPVPLSRERLRQRGYNQAWQLARHLERGPAARLRADMLLRLHDTAAQSGLTRAERLRNLRGAFVPDPLAAPALAGRRIVLIDDVMTTGATLHAAALALRAAGAARVDALVLARTPDRND from the coding sequence ATGCCCGACGCATGGCTCCGCACCGCCCTGTGGCGCCGCCTGGCCAGGCGGTTCGCCGCCGCCGTGCCCGGCCAGTGCGCCCTGTGCCACGCCTGGCCAGCGCAGCCGCTATGCCAGGCGTGCTGCGCGCGCTTTGCCGCCGAGCGGCCGCGCTGCCGCACCTGCGCCTGCGCGCTACCGCAGGGCGTGGCGCAGTGCGGCGCCTGCCTGCGCCAGCCGCCGCCGCTGGACGCGTGCATCGCGGCGGTGGACTACGGCTACCCCTGGGCGGAGATCGCGCTGCGGCTCAAGTTCCGCGGCCAGCCCGGCTGGGCTGCCCCCCTGGCTCGGCTGATGCAGGCAGCGCCAGGCGCGGCCGCCCTGCTGGGGCAGGCCGACGTGCTGCTGCCCGTGCCGCTGTCGCGCGAGCGGCTGCGCCAGCGCGGCTACAACCAGGCTTGGCAACTGGCGCGGCATCTGGAGCGCGGGCCGGCCGCGCGCCTGCGCGCCGACATGTTGCTGCGGCTGCACGACACCGCGGCGCAAAGCGGCCTGACGCGTGCCGAGCGGCTGCGCAACCTGCGCGGCGCGTTCGTGCCCGATCCGCTGGCGGCGCCGGCGCTGGCCGGCCGGCGCATCGTGCTGATCGACGACGTCATGACCACCGGCGCCACGCTGCACGCTGCCGCCCTGGCGCTGCGCGCGGCGGGCGCCGCGCGGGTCGATGCGCTGGTGCTGGCGCGCACGCCCGACCGAAACGATTGA
- a CDS encoding biotin synthase produces MSEPSPPPSIDPVAAARWHAAAPAQSPWLHEEVARRMQERLRWIVKPPAAWCDWDPLHGGMEGHALVAQQFPQAVVHVAETSSAAGLAEARTRLARPWWSAARWTGPAPRFGVPAEGSVQMLWANMALHMAADPAALIASWHRALAVDGYLMFSCLGPDTLRELRALYAEAGWPAPAHDFTDMHDWGDMLVGAGFADPVMDMERITLTFSTPERLIEELRGLGRNLQPQRFAALRGRRWRERLHEGLASGLADARHGGQLALTFEIIYGHAVKPAPRVRVEGESAVSLGDMRAMLRNRPPR; encoded by the coding sequence ATGTCCGAGCCGTCCCCGCCCCCATCCATCGACCCCGTGGCCGCCGCGCGCTGGCACGCCGCCGCGCCGGCGCAATCGCCCTGGCTGCACGAGGAGGTGGCGCGCCGCATGCAGGAGCGGCTGCGCTGGATCGTCAAGCCGCCCGCGGCCTGGTGCGACTGGGACCCGCTGCACGGCGGCATGGAGGGTCACGCGCTGGTGGCGCAGCAGTTCCCGCAGGCGGTGGTGCATGTGGCCGAGACATCGTCGGCGGCCGGCCTGGCCGAGGCGCGCACGCGCCTGGCGCGGCCCTGGTGGAGCGCCGCGCGCTGGACCGGCCCGGCGCCGCGTTTCGGCGTGCCGGCCGAGGGCAGCGTGCAGATGCTGTGGGCCAACATGGCGCTGCACATGGCGGCCGACCCGGCGGCGCTGATCGCCAGCTGGCATCGCGCGCTGGCGGTGGACGGCTATCTGATGTTTTCCTGCCTGGGGCCGGACACGCTGCGCGAACTGCGCGCGCTGTACGCTGAAGCGGGCTGGCCGGCGCCCGCGCACGACTTCACCGACATGCACGACTGGGGCGACATGCTGGTGGGCGCGGGCTTCGCCGACCCGGTCATGGACATGGAGCGCATCACGCTCACCTTTTCGACGCCCGAGCGGCTGATTGAGGAGCTACGCGGGCTGGGGCGCAACCTGCAGCCGCAGCGCTTTGCCGCGCTGCGCGGGCGCCGCTGGCGTGAGCGCCTGCACGAGGGCCTTGCCAGCGGCCTGGCCGATGCGCGCCACGGCGGCCAGCTGGCGCTGACCTTCGAGATCATCTACGGCCACGCCGTCAAGCCGGCGCCGCGCGTGCGCGTGGAAGGCGAGAGCGCCGTGTCGCTGGGCGACATGCGCGCCATGCTGCGCAACCGCCCGCCGCGCTGA
- the coxB gene encoding cytochrome c oxidase subunit II yields the protein MKRISNKLGSLLLGGSAWMAVAAHAVQDLPGGPAVNQLNLHPPVTKIAEEQHFLHWMMLIVCTVIFIGVFGVMFYSIWHHRKSRGAKAANFHESVTVEVAWTVIPFIIIILMALPATKVLVAQKDTTNADLTIKATGYQWKWGYDYITGEGEGLGFVSTLDSSHRAMSDSGDVSQAPVDYLLKVDNPLVVPVGKKVRIITTANDVIHAFMVPAFGIKQDAIPGFVRDTWFRAEKVGDYYGQCAELCGKEHAYMPIHVKVVSAPEYTAWVAGEKKKLAAKQDDPNKVWTLEAMLPRGEKVYAANCAACHQANGKGAGPIKPLDGSAIVLDKDHTKQIHIVLNGAAGGAMPPWKQLGDTDLAAVMTYTKNAWSNKTGQIVQPAEVLAERGK from the coding sequence ATGAAGCGCATTTCCAACAAGCTGGGTTCGTTGCTGCTGGGGGGATCGGCCTGGATGGCTGTCGCGGCCCACGCGGTGCAGGACCTGCCCGGTGGCCCCGCGGTCAACCAGCTCAACCTGCACCCGCCGGTGACGAAGATCGCCGAGGAGCAGCATTTCCTGCACTGGATGATGCTGATCGTCTGCACGGTGATCTTCATCGGCGTCTTCGGGGTGATGTTCTATTCCATCTGGCACCACCGCAAGTCGCGCGGCGCCAAGGCCGCCAATTTCCACGAGTCCGTCACCGTCGAGGTCGCCTGGACCGTCATCCCCTTCATCATCATCATCCTGATGGCCCTGCCGGCCACCAAGGTGCTGGTGGCGCAAAAGGACACCACCAACGCCGACCTGACCATCAAGGCCACCGGCTACCAGTGGAAGTGGGGCTACGACTACATCACCGGCGAGGGCGAGGGCCTGGGCTTCGTGTCCACGCTGGACAGCAGCCACCGCGCGATGTCCGACAGCGGCGACGTCAGCCAGGCGCCGGTGGACTATCTGCTCAAGGTGGACAACCCGCTGGTCGTGCCGGTGGGCAAGAAGGTGCGCATCATCACCACCGCCAACGACGTGATCCACGCCTTCATGGTGCCGGCCTTCGGCATCAAGCAGGACGCCATCCCCGGCTTCGTGCGCGACACGTGGTTTCGCGCCGAGAAGGTGGGCGACTACTACGGCCAGTGCGCCGAGCTGTGCGGCAAGGAGCACGCCTACATGCCCATCCACGTGAAGGTCGTGTCCGCGCCTGAATACACCGCCTGGGTGGCCGGCGAGAAGAAAAAGCTCGCCGCCAAGCAAGATGACCCCAACAAGGTCTGGACGCTCGAGGCCATGCTGCCGCGCGGCGAGAAGGTCTATGCCGCCAACTGCGCCGCCTGCCACCAGGCCAACGGCAAGGGCGCCGGCCCGATCAAGCCGCTGGACGGCTCGGCCATCGTGCTTGACAAGGACCACACCAAGCAGATCCACATCGTGCTCAACGGCGCGGCCGGTGGCGCCATGCCGCCCTGGAAGCAGCTGGGCGACACCGACCTGGCAGCGGTGATGACCTACACCAAGAACGCCTGGTCCAACAAGACTGGCCAGATCGTGCAGCCCGCCGAGGTGCTGGCCGAGCGCGGCAAGTGA
- the ctaD gene encoding cytochrome c oxidase subunit I, with translation MSAVLDNHGHGGAGHAHGHDDHHHATPTGWRRWMFATNHKDIGTLYMLFSFTMLMVGGVLAMLIRAELFQPGLQLVNPELFNQLTTMHGIIMVFGAIMPAFVGFANWMLPLQIGASDMAFARMNNFSFWLLVPAAIMLVGSFFMPGGAPAAGWTMYAPLTLQMGPSMDVAIFSLHIMGASSIMGAINIIVTILNMRAPGMTLMKMPMFCWTWLITAYLLIAVMPVLAGAITMTLTDRHFGTSFFNAAGGGDPIMYQHIFWFFGHPEVYIMILPAFGIVSQVVPAFSRKRLFGYASMVYAVAAIAILSFIVWAHHMFTTGMPVTGQLFFMYATMLISVPTAVKIFNWTATMWRGSMTFETPMLWAVGFIFVFTIGGFTGLFVAMAPLDIQLQDTYYIVAHFHYVLVAGSLFAMFSGYYYWAPKWTGVMYNESRGKFHFWGSMITFNITFFPMHFLGLAGMPRRYADYPMQFADFNLIASIGAFGFGLMQVYFFFFVVLPAMRGRGVPAPQKPWEAAEGLEWEVPSPAPFHTFEVPPKLDATATRVIG, from the coding sequence ATGAGCGCAGTTCTGGACAACCACGGGCACGGCGGGGCAGGCCATGCCCACGGGCACGACGATCACCACCACGCCACGCCCACGGGCTGGCGGCGCTGGATGTTCGCCACCAACCACAAGGACATCGGCACGCTGTACATGCTGTTTTCCTTCACCATGCTGATGGTCGGCGGGGTGTTGGCGATGCTGATTCGCGCCGAGCTGTTCCAGCCCGGCCTGCAGCTGGTCAACCCCGAGCTGTTCAACCAGCTGACCACCATGCACGGCATCATCATGGTGTTCGGCGCCATCATGCCGGCCTTCGTGGGCTTCGCGAACTGGATGCTGCCGCTGCAGATCGGCGCGTCGGACATGGCGTTCGCACGCATGAACAACTTCAGCTTCTGGCTGCTGGTGCCGGCCGCCATCATGCTGGTGGGCTCGTTCTTCATGCCTGGTGGCGCCCCGGCCGCGGGCTGGACGATGTATGCGCCGCTGACGCTTCAGATGGGCCCGTCCATGGACGTGGCGATCTTCTCGCTGCACATCATGGGCGCGAGCTCCATCATGGGCGCGATCAACATCATCGTCACCATCCTGAACATGCGCGCGCCCGGCATGACGCTGATGAAGATGCCCATGTTCTGCTGGACCTGGCTGATCACGGCCTACTTGCTGATTGCCGTGATGCCCGTGCTGGCCGGCGCCATCACCATGACGCTGACGGATCGCCACTTCGGCACCAGCTTCTTCAACGCCGCCGGCGGCGGTGACCCGATCATGTACCAGCACATCTTCTGGTTCTTCGGTCACCCCGAGGTGTACATCATGATCCTGCCGGCGTTCGGCATCGTCAGCCAGGTCGTGCCCGCATTCAGCAGGAAGCGCCTGTTCGGCTACGCCTCGATGGTGTATGCCGTGGCGGCGATCGCCATCCTGTCGTTCATCGTCTGGGCGCACCACATGTTCACCACCGGCATGCCGGTGACGGGGCAGCTGTTCTTCATGTACGCCACCATGCTGATCTCGGTGCCGACGGCGGTGAAGATCTTCAACTGGACGGCCACCATGTGGCGCGGCTCGATGACCTTCGAGACGCCCATGCTGTGGGCCGTGGGCTTCATCTTCGTGTTCACCATCGGCGGCTTCACCGGGCTGTTCGTGGCCATGGCGCCGCTGGACATCCAGCTGCAGGACACCTACTACATCGTCGCCCACTTCCACTACGTGCTGGTGGCCGGCTCGCTGTTCGCCATGTTCTCGGGCTACTACTACTGGGCTCCGAAGTGGACGGGCGTGATGTACAACGAGTCGCGCGGCAAGTTCCATTTCTGGGGCTCGATGATCACCTTCAACATCACCTTCTTCCCGATGCACTTCCTGGGGCTGGCCGGCATGCCGCGCCGCTATGCCGACTACCCCATGCAGTTCGCCGACTTCAACCTGATCGCCTCCATCGGCGCCTTTGGTTTCGGCCTGATGCAGGTGTACTTCTTCTTCTTCGTGGTGCTGCCCGCCATGCGCGGGCGCGGCGTGCCGGCGCCGCAAAAGCCCTGGGAAGCCGCCGAAGGCCTGGAGTGGGAGGTGCCCTCGCCCGCGCCCTTCCACACCTTCGAGGTGCCCCCTAAGCTCGACGCCACCGCCACGCGCGTGATCGGCTGA
- a CDS encoding cytochrome oxidase small assembly protein has protein sequence MPLPEDKRKANLRLALILASLALVFFLGFFVRMVWLR, from the coding sequence ATGCCCCTGCCCGAAGACAAGAGAAAAGCCAACCTGCGGCTGGCGCTGATCCTGGCGTCCCTGGCGCTGGTGTTTTTCCTCGGCTTCTTCGTGCGCATGGTCTGGCTGCGCTGA
- a CDS encoding cytochrome c oxidase assembly protein, with amino-acid sequence MGTRQDNVRMVGKLAVVTLGMFAFGYILIPIYKSICEVTGINILTLSERLVPGNGTAGPNARIPSNTQVDKTRTITVVFDANARGPWDFKPAQSSMQVHPGELATVMYEFQNIQDRRMSAQAIPSYAPRQAAAHFTKLECFCFSQYTLEPGEKKLWPVAFVIDPRLSRDVSTITLSYTFFEVGGRTPAAPQQSAAAPVGAALAAGGGGA; translated from the coding sequence ATGGGTACGCGGCAGGACAACGTCAGGATGGTGGGCAAGCTGGCAGTGGTGACGCTGGGCATGTTCGCCTTCGGCTACATCCTGATCCCCATCTACAAGAGCATCTGCGAGGTCACGGGCATCAACATCCTGACGCTGTCCGAGCGTCTGGTGCCCGGCAACGGCACGGCCGGTCCGAACGCGCGCATCCCCAGCAATACGCAGGTCGACAAGACGCGCACCATCACGGTGGTGTTCGACGCCAACGCGCGCGGGCCCTGGGATTTCAAGCCGGCGCAAAGCTCCATGCAGGTGCATCCCGGCGAGTTGGCCACGGTGATGTACGAGTTCCAGAACATCCAGGACCGGCGCATGTCGGCGCAGGCCATTCCCAGCTACGCACCACGCCAGGCGGCGGCGCACTTCACCAAGCTGGAGTGCTTCTGCTTCAGCCAGTACACGCTCGAGCCGGGCGAGAAAAAGCTCTGGCCCGTGGCCTTCGTGATCGATCCGCGCCTGTCCAGGGACGTCAGCACCATCACCCTGTCCTACACCTTCTTCGAAGTCGGCGGCCGCACGCCGGCGGCGCCGCAGCAGTCCGCCGCGGCCCCCGTGGGCGCGGCGCTGGCCGCGGGGGGCGGCGGTGCATGA
- a CDS encoding DUF2970 domain-containing protein: MKDDGANPHSPRKTSLARTLRAVAWSLIGLRAGEEYRRDLQNIQPLHVVLIGLIALFALVLGLIVLVRWIV; the protein is encoded by the coding sequence ATGAAGGACGACGGCGCCAACCCCCACTCGCCGCGCAAGACTTCGCTGGCGCGCACGTTGCGCGCCGTGGCCTGGTCGCTGATCGGCTTGCGCGCGGGCGAGGAATACCGGCGCGACCTGCAGAACATCCAGCCGCTGCACGTCGTGCTGATCGGCCTGATCGCGCTGTTTGCGCTGGTCCTGGGGCTGATCGTGCTGGTGCGCTGGATCGTGTAG